In the genome of Gloeotrichia echinulata CP02, one region contains:
- the leuB gene encoding 3-isopropylmalate dehydrogenase, which yields MTQNYRITLLPGDGIGPEIMAVAVEVLKVVGEQFDIKFDFQTALIGGAAIDETGEPLPSVTLDICRDSDAVLLAAIGGYKWDSLPSNLRPEAGLLGLRAGLGLFANLRPAKILPQLIDASTLKRDVVEGVDIMVVRELTGGIYFGKPKGIFETETGEKRGVNTMVYTESEIERIGRVAFEAARKRGKKLCSVDKANVLEVSQLWRDRIIKLSAEYPDIELSHLYVDNAAMQLVRAPKQFDTIVTGNLFGDILSDAAAMLTGSIGMLPSASLGASGPGVFEPVHGSAPDIAGQDKANPLAQVLSAAMLLRYGLNQAEAADRVEQAVFQVLEQGDRTGDIISAGKNLLGCRAMGDSLLKTLAAK from the coding sequence ATGACCCAAAACTACCGCATTACCCTCCTCCCTGGCGATGGCATTGGCCCTGAAATTATGGCAGTGGCGGTAGAGGTGCTAAAAGTCGTAGGGGAGCAATTTGATATTAAGTTTGATTTCCAAACTGCTCTCATCGGCGGTGCTGCGATTGACGAAACCGGGGAACCTCTACCCTCTGTCACTTTGGATATCTGTCGTGACAGTGATGCTGTATTACTCGCCGCTATCGGTGGTTATAAGTGGGATTCTCTACCATCTAACTTACGCCCAGAAGCCGGTTTATTAGGGCTGCGTGCGGGGTTAGGATTGTTTGCCAATTTGCGCCCCGCGAAAATTTTACCCCAACTGATTGACGCCTCAACTTTAAAGCGGGATGTTGTGGAAGGCGTTGATATTATGGTGGTGCGCGAACTGACAGGCGGTATTTATTTCGGTAAGCCCAAGGGCATTTTTGAGACAGAAACTGGTGAAAAACGCGGTGTAAATACGATGGTTTACACCGAATCGGAAATTGAACGCATTGGCAGAGTGGCTTTTGAAGCGGCGCGCAAACGTGGTAAAAAACTCTGTTCGGTGGATAAAGCGAATGTATTAGAAGTATCTCAATTGTGGCGCGATCGCATCATCAAACTTTCGGCGGAATATCCCGATATTGAACTATCTCATCTTTATGTCGATAATGCTGCTATGCAGTTAGTACGCGCTCCTAAGCAATTTGATACGATTGTCACGGGGAATTTGTTTGGCGATATTCTCTCGGATGCCGCTGCCATGCTGACAGGTAGTATTGGGATGTTACCCTCTGCTAGTTTGGGTGCTTCAGGGCCTGGAGTCTTTGAACCCGTCCACGGTTCGGCGCCAGATATTGCGGGACAGGATAAAGCTAACCCCCTAGCCCAAGTTTTGAGTGCAGCCATGTTGCTACGGTACGGCTTAAACCAAGCAGAAGCAGCAGACAGGGTTGAACAAGCAGTATTCCAAGTTTTAGAGCAGGGCGATCGCACAGGCGATATAATTTCTGCAGGGAAGAATCTTCTCGGTTGCCGTGCTATGGGCGACTCACTGCTGAAAACTCTTGCAGCAAAATAA
- a CDS encoding DUF1802 family protein, protein MELTTTFHALKEWAVAIDALEKGNIIMLLRKGGIHERNGRFQVAHEQVLLYPTFEHQQAFLLKAEYANFVYPVTSGWHPETVRIGSWAEITDILPCSDESIVNALLPFHIWNEYFISDRLKWKARQPLYILLLRVYKLPEAQDIPYSSKYGGCKSWIDLDQPLNREQSQPVLSDATYKQLVAEIRQIVGDQLYAEVFDTRF, encoded by the coding sequence ATGGAATTAACTACAACTTTTCATGCACTCAAAGAATGGGCAGTGGCTATCGATGCCTTAGAAAAGGGTAATATTATTATGTTGCTCCGTAAAGGGGGTATCCATGAACGGAATGGACGGTTTCAAGTTGCCCATGAGCAGGTTTTGCTCTACCCTACCTTTGAGCATCAACAAGCTTTTTTACTGAAAGCTGAGTATGCCAATTTTGTATATCCAGTGACATCAGGTTGGCATCCTGAAACAGTACGCATCGGTAGTTGGGCAGAAATTACTGATATTTTACCCTGCAGTGACGAATCAATTGTCAACGCCTTGTTGCCCTTCCATATTTGGAACGAGTATTTTATTAGCGATCGCCTAAAATGGAAAGCGCGTCAACCCCTGTATATACTTCTGTTGCGGGTTTACAAACTTCCCGAAGCACAAGATATTCCCTATAGTAGTAAATACGGTGGCTGCAAATCATGGATTGATTTAGACCAACCCCTCAACCGAGAACAATCACAGCCAGTTTTATCTGACGCTACATACAAACAGCTAGTTGCAGAAATTCGCCAGATTGTGGGCGATCAGTTATATGCTGAGGTCTTTGATACTCGCTTTTAA
- a CDS encoding transposase — MEYKAVVKKAQSKAIDEAIRTSQFVRNKVLRYWMDNRGIGKKELYQYNTQLRAEFKFVNDLNSHACQASVENVERAINRFFDNCKNNKPGKKGYPKFKKHSRSVEYKVSGWKLHPIKRRITFTDKKGIGELKLLGKWDIHTYPIELIKRVRIVRRADGYYVQFCVKVDNQQEAPPTTSEIGIDVGLEFFYSDSNGKHEDNPRFLRKAEQEIKRVQRNIYKKKKGSSGRRKARGVYARKHLKVTRQRNEHAKKLARNLCLANALVVVEDLNISGMLRNHRLAKSIGDASWYNFCQWLDYFGEKFGRKIIKISPHFSSQECSNCGARVQKSLSTRTHSCPHCGYIEQRDVNAAKVILSRANATGGHPGSNASRDVPSTSVGRKTCKSKERQ, encoded by the coding sequence ATGGAGTACAAAGCAGTTGTCAAAAAGGCGCAGTCAAAAGCCATAGATGAAGCTATCCGCACAAGTCAGTTTGTCAGGAATAAGGTGCTTAGATACTGGATGGATAATCGCGGCATTGGCAAAAAAGAACTGTACCAATACAACACTCAACTACGGGCAGAATTTAAATTTGTTAATGATTTAAATAGTCATGCTTGTCAAGCATCAGTAGAAAACGTAGAACGCGCTATCAATCGGTTCTTTGATAACTGCAAAAATAATAAACCAGGCAAGAAAGGCTATCCAAAATTCAAAAAGCATAGCCGTTCTGTTGAGTACAAGGTGTCTGGGTGGAAGTTGCATCCAATAAAACGCCGAATAACATTCACTGATAAGAAAGGTATTGGTGAACTGAAATTATTAGGTAAATGGGATATTCATACTTATCCTATCGAGCTAATCAAAAGGGTCAGGATTGTTCGCCGTGCAGATGGATATTATGTGCAGTTTTGCGTGAAAGTTGATAATCAGCAAGAAGCTCCGCCAACTACATCAGAGATCGGTATTGATGTGGGACTGGAATTTTTCTACTCTGATAGCAATGGCAAACATGAAGATAACCCGCGCTTTCTACGCAAGGCAGAACAGGAAATTAAGCGGGTTCAACGTAACATTTACAAGAAGAAAAAAGGGTCATCTGGCAGAAGAAAAGCCCGTGGTGTTTATGCTCGCAAACATTTAAAAGTAACTCGACAGAGGAATGAACACGCTAAAAAATTGGCGCGTAACTTATGCCTAGCTAACGCTTTGGTCGTCGTCGAAGATTTAAATATTTCAGGCATGTTGAGGAACCACAGGCTAGCCAAAAGTATCGGTGATGCATCTTGGTACAACTTCTGTCAGTGGCTCGACTACTTTGGAGAGAAATTCGGCAGAAAAATCATTAAGATTTCTCCCCATTTTTCAAGCCAGGAATGTAGTAATTGTGGCGCAAGAGTTCAGAAATCTCTCAGCACCCGCACCCATTCTTGTCCACATTGCGGATATATTGAACAACGTGATGTGAATGCTGCCAAAGTAATTTTAAGTCGTGCAAACGCTACCGGAGGGCATCCGGGAAGTAACGCCAGTAGAGATGTCCCCTCTACTTCTGTTGGTCGCAAGACCTGCAAAAGCAAGGAACGTCAGTGA
- a CDS encoding aldo/keto reductase — translation MEKRSLGTSDVQITPIIIGTWQAGKKMWVGIEDADSIKTIRAAFEAGITTIDTAEVYGEGHSERIVAEAVSDVRDRVEYATKVFANHLKYEQVIEACDRSLKNLKTDYIDLYQIHWPAGAFNSEIVPIAETISALNFLKEQGKIRAIGVSNFSGVQLAEASQYGRIDSLQPPYSLFWRQVEKDAMSYCIENNISIIAYSPLAQGLLTGKFAPDHKFDPGDNRAKNKLFQGENFERAQQALEKLRPIAERHNSTLAQLALAWLIAQPQTNAIAGARYPQQAIDNAKAAAVQLSPTDLAEIDAIGRIVTDHLDNNQVMWEW, via the coding sequence ATGGAAAAGCGGTCATTAGGAACATCCGACGTACAAATCACACCCATCATTATAGGAACTTGGCAAGCCGGTAAAAAAATGTGGGTGGGAATTGAGGATGCTGACTCGATTAAAACTATCCGAGCCGCATTTGAAGCCGGGATCACAACAATTGATACGGCTGAGGTCTATGGTGAAGGACACTCTGAACGCATTGTAGCCGAAGCTGTATCTGATGTGCGCGATCGCGTGGAGTATGCGACGAAAGTTTTTGCCAACCATCTCAAGTATGAACAAGTCATTGAGGCTTGCGATCGCTCTTTAAAAAACCTCAAAACTGACTATATCGACCTCTACCAAATTCATTGGCCTGCTGGTGCTTTTAATAGTGAAATAGTGCCTATTGCAGAAACCATCAGCGCTTTGAATTTTCTCAAAGAACAAGGTAAAATTAGAGCAATTGGAGTTTCTAATTTTTCTGGCGTCCAACTAGCAGAAGCCTCACAGTATGGACGTATTGATAGTTTACAACCGCCTTATTCTTTATTTTGGCGCCAGGTAGAGAAGGATGCAATGTCTTATTGTATCGAAAATAATATTTCCATCATTGCTTATTCGCCTTTAGCGCAAGGATTATTAACCGGGAAATTTGCGCCTGATCATAAATTTGATCCAGGCGATAATCGCGCCAAAAATAAGCTGTTTCAAGGCGAAAACTTTGAACGTGCCCAACAAGCGCTAGAAAAACTGCGTCCCATCGCCGAACGACATAATTCTACCCTGGCTCAGTTAGCGCTGGCGTGGTTAATTGCCCAACCCCAAACAAATGCGATCGCCGGTGCGCGTTATCCTCAACAAGCCATAGACAACGCTAAAGCCGCTGCGGTGCAACTTTCTCCCACCGACCTTGCAGAAATCGATGCTATTGGACGTATTGTCACCGACCATCTTGACAATAACCAAGTTATGTGGGAATGGTAA
- a CDS encoding transposase: MKTTYQYQVYPDTNQKIELNEWLRISRYWYNRQLGERFSWWQNNHLQLKAFPFWKDTFPGLFERPSHYSQKLQLPEIKKDFIKVMHIGELLDFSRVDSTVLQDICKRVDKAFERFIVGDKKGKRSGRPRFKTAASFGTMTFASAKDDWIKLVRKNWLYLRLPKLGVVQVRMHRPLPSGFKLKQISVTKKVDGWYIQMCLEDTSVPDFNPDLIVPAWDNSMGLDAVLHGDDYLATSEGDKLPSLKSLRKNQHKLDKVSIKRNKRKPGSKPRRKLAKKEGKQHQRIARSRKDFQYKTAHKLVRSGKKVFFHEKLNLQGLSKKNAPKPDENGKFLPNGQSAKSGLNKSWMDAAFGQFFEILGYIAAKAGAVVIPQNPAYTSQILSYRNEIVFPNLDTRDYWDEIESLRVDRDINAAINLKRLGLGIMPSIKRRSKKIDIVGTMSDSITKEILNILNRTSEAYTIPVGLV, from the coding sequence ATGAAAACAACTTACCAGTATCAGGTTTACCCAGATACTAATCAAAAGATAGAGCTTAACGAGTGGTTAAGAATATCTCGTTATTGGTACAACCGACAATTGGGTGAGCGGTTTTCATGGTGGCAGAACAATCACTTGCAGCTAAAAGCGTTTCCTTTTTGGAAAGACACTTTCCCTGGTTTATTTGAGCGGCCAAGTCACTACTCTCAAAAGTTGCAATTACCAGAAATAAAGAAAGATTTTATCAAGGTAATGCATATTGGAGAGTTACTAGATTTTTCTCGTGTTGATTCAACTGTTTTGCAAGATATTTGTAAGCGAGTTGATAAGGCTTTTGAAAGGTTTATAGTTGGTGATAAAAAGGGTAAGCGTTCGGGTAGGCCACGTTTTAAAACAGCAGCTAGTTTTGGCACAATGACTTTTGCAAGTGCTAAAGATGATTGGATTAAACTAGTTCGGAAAAACTGGTTATATCTAAGATTACCTAAATTGGGTGTTGTACAAGTCAGAATGCATCGACCTTTGCCCAGTGGTTTTAAACTTAAACAAATCAGCGTAACCAAAAAAGTAGATGGTTGGTATATCCAGATGTGTCTGGAAGATACCTCTGTACCTGATTTTAATCCTGATTTAATTGTTCCAGCTTGGGATAATTCAATGGGTTTGGACGCTGTTTTACATGGTGATGATTATCTGGCTACATCCGAAGGTGACAAACTACCTTCTTTAAAATCACTACGTAAAAACCAACATAAACTGGATAAAGTATCAATCAAGAGAAATAAAAGAAAACCTGGTAGTAAACCTAGAAGAAAACTAGCTAAAAAAGAAGGTAAACAGCATCAACGTATCGCTAGAAGTCGTAAGGATTTTCAATATAAGACTGCCCATAAACTTGTAAGAAGTGGTAAGAAAGTATTTTTCCATGAAAAACTTAATTTACAAGGTTTGAGTAAAAAAAATGCACCAAAGCCAGACGAAAATGGTAAGTTTTTACCCAATGGACAATCAGCAAAGTCTGGATTAAATAAGTCTTGGATGGATGCAGCATTTGGACAGTTTTTTGAGATATTAGGTTACATAGCCGCAAAAGCTGGTGCCGTTGTGATACCTCAAAATCCTGCTTATACTAGTCAAATTCTCAGTTATCGGAACGAGATAGTATTTCCTAATCTTGATACTAGAGATTACTGGGATGAGATTGAATCTTTGAGAGTTGATAGAGACATTAATGCCGCTATCAATTTGAAGAGACTTGGCTTGGGCATTATGCCAAGTATAAAACGCCGTAGTAAGAAAATAGACATAGTTGGAACTATGTCTGACAGTATTACAAAGGAAATTTTGAACATCCTTAACAGGACTTCAGAAGCCTACACCATACCCGTAGGGTTGGTGTAG
- a CDS encoding type II toxin-antitoxin system RelE/ParE family toxin: MNPKPYILSEQAENDLARIYAYIARDNLDAAERMLDKLLSACELLTDNPRIGQYRADLTPLPVRFWLVHPRYFLIYRGESPVEIVRVLAANMDIARELAGESTIRDIE, translated from the coding sequence ATGAACCCAAAACCTTATATTCTCTCGGAGCAAGCAGAAAACGACTTGGCGAGGATTTATGCTTATATTGCACGAGATAATCTGGATGCTGCCGAACGGATGCTGGACAAACTCCTTAGCGCCTGTGAGTTGCTGACGGATAACCCCAGAATAGGACAGTATCGTGCCGACCTTACCCCGCTTCCCGTCCGTTTCTGGCTGGTGCATCCCCGCTATTTTCTCATATACCGAGGTGAAAGCCCCGTTGAAATCGTCCGCGTGCTGGCGGCTAATATGGATATTGCGCGAGAACTTGCTGGGGAATCAACAATAAGGGACATCGAGTAG
- a CDS encoding type II toxin-antitoxin system ParD family antitoxin: MQAQVESGLYHSQSEVIRDGLRLLKRFNDHSEEYKLWLNQQIAIGLNELDNAQSLPANGARERIRNKAQQLIKKSVQ; this comes from the coding sequence GTGCAAGCACAGGTTGAGTCCGGCTTGTACCATTCTCAAAGTGAAGTTATTCGAGACGGATTGCGTCTGTTAAAACGCTTTAACGACCATTCCGAGGAATATAAACTCTGGCTCAATCAACAGATTGCTATCGGTCTAAACGAGCTTGACAATGCACAAAGTCTACCCGCCAATGGCGCACGGGAACGCATCCGCAACAAGGCGCAACAGTTGATCAAAAAATCCGTGCAATGA